GTAGCTTTTCTGCCCAATCTTTATAGTCAAGCATCCAAATTTCTTCTGCGCTCATAGGTTGTTGTATCTATCGCTTAGGAGGAGATTTATTCATGGGTTACCAACATTATCCGATTGCTCATTATCCCCATCCGCAGCCTTACCATCCACCACATCATCCTTACATGCACCATCATCCTATTTATGTTGTTCCTCATCCGCATCATTATCCCCACCATGCACCACATCACTGGCATACCGGACAGTGGCATAGCGGACACGGTCAAAGCAATTGGAATGGACAGCACGACCATCAACATTGGCACAACCATACTCACAGTCAATATCCGGGCCTGAAATAACTAGCTATACTAACAATCCCCACAAAATGGAACCTAAGCTTCTGAGCTGCTACAGGTACTGCGGGGAGCCTCTCGTATTCGTGTCTATGACAAAAGCCTTCAACGTCCAGTGGACGTGAAGGCTTTTTTTCATTTGACAATTCCCTTATTCATCATGCATCGTGGAGCAGCAGCAGAGTGAGGAAATCACTCTTATCCAGCGCTCCAAAGTATTCTTTCAATTCAACATCCTTGAGTCTCTCCTGAAGAGCCTGCTCCTCATAACGGCAGCCAACCAGCTTTTGCTCCAGCTCATGTACATCCTTCGTACCGAAGAAGTCCCCGTAAATCTTCAAATGGGCAATGGTTCCTTCGACCAATTCAATTCGTACATCGATCGATCCCACGCCTTCAAATCGTTTAGAATGCTGTATCGAGCTCTTCGGGGATTTCCCGTAATTCCAGTCCCAGTTCTGATAACGTTCCATTGACAGCTCGTTAATGTTCTCCCAATCTTCATCGGTAAGGTTGTATCGAGGTACCTCCGATTCATTGACCCCGAAAATGGATTCCAGCAGCTTGGAGCGAAATTCTGCAATTGAAATAGGTGTGTCTAGGAACTCCGAAATATTGGCTACACGGCTTCGAATGGATTTGATGCCTTTGGATTGAATCTTGTCCGCTTTCACCTTGAGCGCAGAAACTACACTCTCGATCTCGGAATCAAACAGCAGCGTTCCATGACTGAACATACGGCCTTTCGTAGCAAATTGGGCGTTGCCTGATATTTTCCGTTCTCCTACCTGAATGTCATTGCGCCCAGTCAATGCGGCTTCAACACCCATCTTTCTCAGGGCCTCGACAACCGGCTCGGTGAACTTTTGAAAATTGTGAAAAGAGTTGCCGTCATCTTTCGTGATAAAACTGAAATTGAGGTTGCCCAAATCGTGATAAACCGCCCCGCCGCCTGACAGCCTTCTCACCACGTGTAGTCCCTGCTGCTTGACGTACTCGGGGTTGATCTCTTCGATCGTATTTTGATTTTTGCCGATAATGATGGACGGCTCGTTGATATAAAATAATAGATAGCTTTCATCTGCCGGCAAATTGCGAAGCGCGTATTCTTCGATAGCCAGATTGATTCTTGGGTCTGTGATGCCTTCGTTATCAATAAACAACATACGTAAGTTACTCTCCTTTATTGTCAGGTGCGCCAATCTCGGTCGTTAAAGTCCGTTGCAGGGTAACAAGCCCTAATGATCGGTAAAATTGGAGGGCTTTCTCGTTAAACTCCCATACGTTCAGTTCGAGACTCGACGCGCCCTTCTCCCTTGCCCATTTCAGTGATGCTTGATAGAGCGCCGTTCCGATCCCTCGTCGCTGATAATTCCGCGCAACTGCAAGTTCATTCATGTAGGCATACGTTCGTGGAACCAGCGCAGCGTATGGCGGGCTTTGCTTCATTTCGAGCATGGCAACCCCCGCAACGATGCCGCTGACCTCCGCGATCAGAATGACTTTGTTCTCCTTATCGGAAAAGCTGCGGTACCATCCCATCGCCACAACTCTGTCGAGTCTGGCAAATAGGTTCGGAAGCGCCTCGGCATGCTCCTCCTGCCCTTCACGGATGATCGCATTGACCGCATCATAATCTTCCGCCGCAGCCATACGAATTTGCAACATCAGCTCAGTCCATCCTTTCTTTTTCAACTAGCTTACCTTAATTAACGTTGATTTTCCACCGGGCAGGATTGTATTTTTATGCATTTCGATGTATTTTAATAGATAAAGGTAAACAAAGGACGTGAAACGAACAACATGCATAATCAGAATGTACCCAGCAAGGAGCTGGACCAAATTGCGGCTAGAACATGGCCTGCCGAGGAAACCGCTTATATGGGGAGTTGGTGCTTAAGAGCATCACGAGGCGTTACCAAACGCGGCAACAGCGTGTATGCTGCTGGGGAGTATCCCCCGGATTCGAACTGGCTGAGTAACATCGAACAGTTTTATCGTGATCGGTCTCTGCCGGCGGTCTTTCATGTCGCAGCGGGTGCACCGGAAGGCTTGGATGAAGCGTTGGCTCAGAACGGATACTCCATTGAAGCTCCATGTCTAGTCATGACCGCGTGCAGTCAAGAGGTAGAGGACACAACGCTCAATCTCCTTTTGCTCAAAACATGGAAGGGCTGCGAGGTCATCTTACACGACACAGCAAAGGAAGATTGGGTCCATGACTTTATCAGCATGGAGCAATTTCCACTTTCACGGAAGCCGTTTTATGACGGATTATTTGAAAGAATGCCTGAACCCCGTGCATTTCTATCCATCCGTTTCGGCGGCGAAACGATCGCTGCCGGAGTCTCCATCGTAGAAGGCAAGTGGGCCGGTTTTGTAAGCATCGTGGTCAGAGAGGACTTCCGCGGACGCGGCATCAGCTACCTGCTTATGCATCATTTGACCAAGTGGAGCCTCGAACAAGGCGCTTCCTGCCAATATCTCCAGGTGATGGCGGAAAATGAAACGGCCAGAAAGCTGTATGAAAAGCTTGGCTACAAGCCGTTATTCGAATATCACTACAGATGCAAGTATGATTTATAGCAGGTTGCATCATCCTACGTAGGTATACTTAGGATGAAAAGGAGCAATCTACATGGCGACAGCTACCGAAACCAAGCCTGCATTCCCGCGCAGCATCAGGATCAGCAGCCGGGTATTGAATCACTCATGAATCCGCTGCCTCAATTTAAAGATTCCGCTTATAAAGCAGCCGGCAAATTAAAGGACAAGGTCGCGATCATTACCGGCGGAGACAGCGGCATCGGCCGCGCCGTTGCGGTCACGTTCGCCAAGGAAGGTGCTGACGTCGTCCTTGTGTACTTGAGCGAGCATGGAGATGCAGAAGAAACACATCGGCAGGTCGAGCAGGAAGGACGCAAGTGCTTGCACGTATCCGGAGACATCGGCGACGAGAACTTCTGCAAGCAGCTCATCGGGCAGGTCGTTCAGCAATTCGGCAAGCTTGATATCCTCGTTAACAACGCAGCCGAGCAGCATCCTCAGAAGAAAATCGAGGATATTACTTCTCAGCAGCTGGAACGAACATTTCGAACCAATATCTTCTCTATGTTCTATCTCACTCAGGCAGCGCTACCGCATCTCAAGCCTGGAAGTGCGATCGTTAACACCGCTTCGATCACCGCCTATCACGGGCATGAGCAGCTTGTAGATTATTCGGCAACGAAGGGAGCGATTGTCAGCTTTACCCGTTCGCTTGCGCTGCAATTGAACGGCCGCGGCATCCGAGTCAACGGCGTAGCTCCCGGTCCGATCTGGACCCCGCTCATTCCATCAACCTTTACCGCTGAGGAAGTCGCCAAGTTCGGCTCTGATACACCGATGAAACGCGCCGGCCAAACCAAGGAATTGGCGCCGAGCTATGTATTCCTTGCTTGTGACGATTCCTCCTATATGTCCGGGCAAATTCTCCATGTGAACGGCGGAACGATTGTCAACGGTTAAGCTGACAAAGCACAAGACTTTAATACCAAAAGGGTTGCTCTTATATCGGCATTCATGTGCCGTATAAGCTGCAACCCTTTTTTCGATTCTATATACCGACTTTCAGCATGATCTTGGTCCAAATCCACTTGGTATAAGCAAGTGTCTCCCGAGCCTCATGATAAGGCATGAACAGCACCTCGGAATCGGTCGTTGCCACAACCGGCTTCTTTAAGCCCACCGTTTGGGCAATATCGAGAGACCTCGAGCCATGATAGGTATGGGTGATTACGATCGAACTTACCAGTCCTAGCTTATCCATAATCTCTTTGCTGTAGAGCAGATTCTCATAGGTGCTGGTCGCTTTCGGCTCCAGCAAAATCTGGTCCTGCGGGATCCCCTTCTCAGCCAAATAATTGCGCATACCCTCGGCTTCCGTAAGCTTCGAGCCGTTATGGTCAAGACCGCCTGAGACAATAATCTTTTGAAATTTGCCTTGCTGATACAAGCTGTACGCCAGATCCAGCCGTTCCTTCAGTCCAGGACTTGGCAAATCCTTACGAAGAGATGCTCCCAGCACAATCCCCACATCCGCTTGCTCCGGCAAGGTCTGATGCGGGCTTGACTGCACCTTCCACTCCATATACACAAACCAAGCTGCCAGAATCACCGCTACGACTAACGTCCATCTGAGAAGCAGTCGAAGTCTTCCGACAACCAGTCCAAATGCCCCTGCGGCTGATTTTCGGGATTGGCGAGTGTTACCTTTTTTACTCCGGTTTACCGTAGTTTTCATAACCAACAGCCCTACTCCTTCTCTAGAAAAACTTCAATCTGACGGAAAAGATCGGGCGCATCCTCACTGTGACAAATCAAATGCTTGGACTTCGGATACCAGTACAGCTCCCTTTCTCCGCTAACCTTGCTGTAAATATACTTAGCACTTAGAGGGTGAATGACCTGATCGCGCTCCCCTTGACCGATAAAGGTCGGAACAGCCACCTTGGCAAGCTCCGGCTTAAGCTGCCGTACCAGACATGTGAACTGCCAAGTTGCCCGAAGCGGTGTCGTTCTTGCTTTTTTCAGATAATCCTGATCCTGCTGCCTCCAGCCTTCCCTAATCACCTCAAGCAGCCGAGAAGGACTTACGTAGATGACTGCCGTGTTCAGGAGCACAAGCCTTCGCACCGGGTAGCGGACTGCCAGATAAGCAGCCAATAAACCGCCCATAGAGAAACCTACCAAATCAAATGAACCGTGCTGCTTAGTCATCCGCTGCGCATGCATCTCGGCCGATTCGACCCAATCCTGCCATTTGGAAGCCTTTAAACCGGCAAGATCCGTCCCGTTCCAAGGTAAATTCGGTACTTCACAATGCTGTCCACGGGCAGCTAAGTAATCCGCTAATGGCTCCACTTCGAACGGCCCGCCTGTAAAACCGTGAAACAACAAACAAGGTCGGGGCATCGTATCTGCGCCTCCTGAAGCTTGCATTACTTTTCCGTGATCGCAACGGAAGTAATCGTCACTTTTTCCTTCGGCGTACTTCCTTCACCGGATGCCAAGACCGGCGTATCTGCGATTTGTTGTACTACATCCATACCTTCTGTCACTCGGCCGAAAATCGTATAATTCGGTTGGCTGTTCAGCCCCTTCGAATCATCTCCCGTGCAAATAAAGAACTGGCTGCCGTTCGTGTTTGGTCCAGCATTGGCCATTGCGACGATACCGGGCTCATATTGATGTGTTGTTTTCAGCTCATCCTCAAATCGGTAGCCCGGGCCTCCTCTTCCCGTACCAGTCGGGTCACCGGTTTGCACCATGAATGATTTGATAATGCGGTGGAACGTGACATTCTCATAGAAGCCTTGCTTGGACAAAAATACGAAGTTATTGACCGTTTTCGGTGCTTCTTTGGCAAACAACTCGATCGTAAATTTGCCTTTGGAGGTTGTGACCTCAGCGGTGTAGGTCTTGTTCTGATCGATCGTCATGTCCGGCGCCTTGCTCCACTGTTTAGGAGCATTGGCTGCAGCAGTGGCCGTTGCTGCTGGTGTTGCAGCCGACGTAGCGGCAGGAGCCGCTGTCGCAGCAGCTCCTGATTTGGTGTTAGCCGTAGCTGAAGGAGTTTCGGTAGGCTTGTTGCCGCAAGCTGTCAGAGAGACGGCAAGCGCCGCCATAGAAAGAACATACAAAGTTTTTTTAGGAAATTTCATTGATTCGTAACCTCCATTGCTAGTGATAAGGTGCTTTTATTGTTGTAGATGTTGTAGATATGTGGTTCAATCCTACTCTTGGCCCTGCAAAGGCAACATGTCACCTAGTTGATCGACCGCATTCCCCGACTGTTTATTGGTTGGAGATGGTGTCGGAGTCGATTTCGGAGACACAGATACTTTCGGTGAAGGACTTGGTACGGCTCCTTTATCATCCT
This genomic window from Paenibacillus hexagrammi contains:
- a CDS encoding lipoate--protein ligase, translated to MLFIDNEGITDPRINLAIEEYALRNLPADESYLLFYINEPSIIIGKNQNTIEEINPEYVKQQGLHVVRRLSGGGAVYHDLGNLNFSFITKDDGNSFHNFQKFTEPVVEALRKMGVEAALTGRNDIQVGERKISGNAQFATKGRMFSHGTLLFDSEIESVVSALKVKADKIQSKGIKSIRSRVANISEFLDTPISIAEFRSKLLESIFGVNESEVPRYNLTDEDWENINELSMERYQNWDWNYGKSPKSSIQHSKRFEGVGSIDVRIELVEGTIAHLKIYGDFFGTKDVHELEQKLVGCRYEEQALQERLKDVELKEYFGALDKSDFLTLLLLHDA
- a CDS encoding GNAT family N-acetyltransferase, whose protein sequence is MLQIRMAAAEDYDAVNAIIREGQEEHAEALPNLFARLDRVVAMGWYRSFSDKENKVILIAEVSGIVAGVAMLEMKQSPPYAALVPRTYAYMNELAVARNYQRRGIGTALYQASLKWAREKGASSLELNVWEFNEKALQFYRSLGLVTLQRTLTTEIGAPDNKGE
- a CDS encoding GNAT family N-acetyltransferase, which encodes MHNQNVPSKELDQIAARTWPAEETAYMGSWCLRASRGVTKRGNSVYAAGEYPPDSNWLSNIEQFYRDRSLPAVFHVAAGAPEGLDEALAQNGYSIEAPCLVMTACSQEVEDTTLNLLLLKTWKGCEVILHDTAKEDWVHDFISMEQFPLSRKPFYDGLFERMPEPRAFLSIRFGGETIAAGVSIVEGKWAGFVSIVVREDFRGRGISYLLMHHLTKWSLEQGASCQYLQVMAENETARKLYEKLGYKPLFEYHYRCKYDL
- a CDS encoding SDR family oxidoreductase, which encodes MKRSNLHGDSYRNQACIPAQHQDQQPGIESLMNPLPQFKDSAYKAAGKLKDKVAIITGGDSGIGRAVAVTFAKEGADVVLVYLSEHGDAEETHRQVEQEGRKCLHVSGDIGDENFCKQLIGQVVQQFGKLDILVNNAAEQHPQKKIEDITSQQLERTFRTNIFSMFYLTQAALPHLKPGSAIVNTASITAYHGHEQLVDYSATKGAIVSFTRSLALQLNGRGIRVNGVAPGPIWTPLIPSTFTAEEVAKFGSDTPMKRAGQTKELAPSYVFLACDDSSYMSGQILHVNGGTIVNG
- a CDS encoding YdcF family protein, with translation MKTTVNRSKKGNTRQSRKSAAGAFGLVVGRLRLLLRWTLVVAVILAAWFVYMEWKVQSSPHQTLPEQADVGIVLGASLRKDLPSPGLKERLDLAYSLYQQGKFQKIIVSGGLDHNGSKLTEAEGMRNYLAEKGIPQDQILLEPKATSTYENLLYSKEIMDKLGLVSSIVITHTYHGSRSLDIAQTVGLKKPVVATTDSEVLFMPYHEARETLAYTKWIWTKIMLKVGI
- a CDS encoding alpha/beta hydrolase gives rise to the protein MPRPCLLFHGFTGGPFEVEPLADYLAARGQHCEVPNLPWNGTDLAGLKASKWQDWVESAEMHAQRMTKQHGSFDLVGFSMGGLLAAYLAVRYPVRRLVLLNTAVIYVSPSRLLEVIREGWRQQDQDYLKKARTTPLRATWQFTCLVRQLKPELAKVAVPTFIGQGERDQVIHPLSAKYIYSKVSGERELYWYPKSKHLICHSEDAPDLFRQIEVFLEKE
- a CDS encoding peptidylprolyl isomerase yields the protein MKFPKKTLYVLSMAALAVSLTACGNKPTETPSATANTKSGAAATAAPAATSAATPAATATAAANAPKQWSKAPDMTIDQNKTYTAEVTTSKGKFTIELFAKEAPKTVNNFVFLSKQGFYENVTFHRIIKSFMVQTGDPTGTGRGGPGYRFEDELKTTHQYEPGIVAMANAGPNTNGSQFFICTGDDSKGLNSQPNYTIFGRVTEGMDVVQQIADTPVLASGEGSTPKEKVTITSVAITEK